A single region of the Helicobacter colisuis genome encodes:
- a CDS encoding catalase yields MKKLTNDFGNIVADNQNSLSAGPKGPLLLQDYILLEKLAHQNRERIPERVVHAKGSGAYGELKITADISQFTKAKVLQKGEVTPLFLRFSTVAGESGAADAERDVRGFAIKFYTKEGNWDLVGNNTPTFFIRDAYKFPDFIHTQKRDPRTNLRNANAAWDFWTLCPEALHQITILMSDRGIPASYRHMHGFGSHTYSLINDKGERFWVKFHFKTQQGIKNLTNKEAEEIIAKDRESHQRDLYNSIEKGDFPKWTFQVQILPENEVDKLGFNPFDLTKVWPHSIVPLMDIGEMILNKNPQNYFNEVEQAAFSPSNIVPGIGFSPDKMLQGRIFSYPDAHRYRVGTNYHLLPINRARSEVNTYNVAGAMNFDEYKNKSAYYEPNSYDDSPKEDKNYLEPDLNLEAAAQRYAPLDNDFYTQPKALFDIMNDSQKEQLFNNIASSMEGVEQKIIDKALMHFEKISKEYAEGVKKALSK; encoded by the coding sequence ATGAAAAAACTTACAAATGACTTTGGAAATATAGTAGCAGACAATCAAAATTCACTTTCTGCTGGACCAAAAGGACCTTTACTATTACAAGACTATATCCTACTTGAAAAACTTGCTCATCAAAATAGAGAAAGGATACCTGAAAGAGTAGTGCATGCTAAGGGAAGCGGTGCTTATGGAGAATTAAAAATCACAGCTGATATTTCACAATTTACTAAGGCTAAAGTTTTGCAAAAAGGAGAAGTTACTCCACTTTTCTTGAGATTTTCAACTGTAGCTGGAGAATCCGGTGCAGCTGATGCAGAAAGAGATGTAAGAGGTTTTGCAATTAAGTTTTACACCAAAGAAGGCAATTGGGATTTAGTTGGAAACAACACACCAACTTTCTTTATAAGAGATGCTTACAAATTCCCTGATTTTATCCACACCCAAAAAAGAGATCCAAGAACAAATTTAAGAAACGCAAATGCAGCCTGGGATTTTTGGACATTATGCCCTGAAGCTTTACACCAAATTACAATTTTAATGAGTGATAGGGGAATTCCAGCAAGTTATCGACATATGCACGGCTTTGGAAGCCATACTTATAGTCTCATCAACGATAAAGGAGAAAGGTTTTGGGTAAAATTCCATTTTAAAACTCAACAAGGCATTAAAAATTTAACCAACAAAGAAGCTGAAGAAATTATTGCCAAAGATAGAGAATCTCACCAAAGAGATTTATACAATAGTATCGAAAAAGGGGATTTCCCTAAATGGACATTCCAAGTGCAGATTTTGCCTGAAAATGAAGTGGACAAATTAGGATTCAATCCCTTTGATTTGACAAAAGTATGGCCCCATAGCATCGTACCTTTGATGGATATTGGAGAAATGATTCTTAATAAAAATCCACAAAATTACTTTAACGAAGTAGAACAAGCCGCCTTTAGCCCAAGCAATATCGTGCCTGGAATTGGCTTTAGCCCTGATAAAATGCTCCAAGGCAGAATCTTTAGCTATCCTGATGCGCACCGATATAGAGTAGGAACTAACTATCATCTCTTGCCTATTAATAGAGCAAGAAGTGAGGTTAATACCTATAATGTTGCTGGGGCTATGAATTTTGATGAGTATAAAAACAAATCAGCTTACTATGAACCAAATAGCTATGATGATAGCCCAAAAGAAGATAAAAATTATTTGGAACCAGATTTGAATTTAGAAGCTGCAGCACAACGATATGCGCCATTGGATAATGATTTTTACACCCAACCAAAAGCCTTATTTGACATAATGAATGATTCTCAAAAAGAACAACTCTTTAATAATATTGCCTCATCAATGGAAGGTGTTGAACAAAAAATCATAGACAAAGCCCTAATGCATTTTGAAAAAATTAGCAAAGAATATGCAGAGGGTGTTAAAAAAGCATTGAGTAAATAA
- a CDS encoding ankyrin repeat domain-containing protein has translation MNEISLEEEKRFGELCNMAFNFARNNEFENLRIMIEAGLNVNLKTHRGDTLLMLAAYNNSLETAKMLLEKGAKVDEKNDRGQTPLAGVCFKGYLDMAKLLVSNGANIDENNGLGMTPFSFAIMFGRKDVARYLMIHSKQSLFKKISFLILNLLKK, from the coding sequence ATGAATGAAATTTCTTTAGAAGAAGAAAAGCGATTTGGAGAGCTTTGCAATATGGCTTTTAATTTCGCTAGAAATAATGAATTTGAAAATCTAAGGATTATGATAGAAGCTGGATTAAATGTTAATCTAAAAACACATAGAGGTGATACTCTACTTATGTTAGCAGCTTATAATAATTCTTTAGAAACCGCTAAAATGTTGCTTGAAAAAGGCGCTAAAGTGGATGAAAAAAATGATAGAGGACAAACCCCATTAGCTGGAGTTTGCTTTAAAGGATATCTGGATATGGCAAAATTATTAGTAAGCAATGGTGCAAATATTGATGAAAATAATGGCTTAGGAATGACTCCTTTTTCTTTTGCTATTATGTTTGGGCGTAAAGATGTCGCAAGATACCTTATGATACACTCCAAGCAAAGCCTCTTTAAAAAAATAAGTTTTTTAATTTTAAATCTTTTAAAAAAATAA
- the cysE gene encoding serine O-acetyltransferase, translated as MKYSTSLFGIIKEDFRVILEKDPAINSKIELFFNYPGLIALVHYRLAHKLHLKGFKILARILMGFTQWITNIDIHPACKIGHRVFIDHGIGVVIGETAEVGNEVTIYQGVSLGGVSLEKTKRHPTIEDNVVIGAGAKVLGNITIGANSKIGANSVVITSVPPNSTAVGIPAKVVVKGKSNDLNKIPDIQFQLFNYLQKRLELLESQIPHSEELQASIEKLNLIYYEFLKSRRE; from the coding sequence TTGAAATATTCTACAAGCCTTTTTGGGATTATCAAAGAAGATTTTCGTGTTATTTTAGAAAAAGACCCCGCGATTAATTCTAAAATTGAATTGTTCTTTAACTACCCTGGATTAATTGCGTTGGTGCATTATCGACTTGCTCATAAATTGCATTTAAAGGGCTTTAAGATTCTAGCTAGAATCTTGATGGGCTTTACACAATGGATTACCAATATTGATATTCATCCTGCTTGTAAAATTGGGCATAGAGTTTTTATTGATCATGGAATTGGAGTGGTGATTGGAGAGACAGCAGAAGTGGGGAATGAGGTAACGATTTATCAAGGTGTGAGTTTGGGCGGAGTTAGTTTAGAAAAAACTAAACGCCACCCAACGATAGAAGATAATGTGGTTATTGGAGCAGGTGCTAAAGTGCTCGGTAATATTACTATTGGAGCAAATTCTAAAATTGGTGCAAATTCTGTTGTGATTACTTCTGTGCCACCAAATTCTACAGCCGTTGGGATTCCTGCAAAGGTTGTAGTAAAGGGTAAAAGTAATGATTTAAATAAGATTCCAGATATTCAATTTCAACTTTTTAATTATTTGCAAAAACGTTTAGAATTATTAGAATCGCAAATTCCTCATTCTGAAGAATTGCAAGCAAGTATAGAAAAACTCAATCTTATATATTATGAATTTCTAAAGTCAAGAAGAGAATAA
- the speA gene encoding arginine decarboxylase produces MVDYGIHYWANDDFIIEDGKVKVNFGNKPALIDIVKQMREEGYRGPLLIRFPHLMKKQVEKIFSHFENSIKEYHYKGKFKAVFPIKVNHFPNFILPLMEQTQNRCYGLEAGSKSELIIAMAYTNENAPITVNGFKDKEMISLGFIAAKMGHDITLTIEGLNELETIIEVAKAMGKPYPKIGLRIRLHSTGIGIWAKSGGINSKFGLTATELVEAIYLLQKNKLLEQFTMIHFHIGSQISDIAPLKKALREAGNIYAELRKMGAKNLNNVNIGGGLAVEYTQHEAYQNRNYTLGEFSGNVIFTLKEIAKNKKEPEPDIFIESGRYVSASHAVLISPVLELFSQEYDEKALHLKDKNPPLVEELLDLYNTINEKSAIEYLHDSLEHMESLLTLFDLGYIDLQDRSNTEVLVHLIIKKVIKILKHKNHSDIIRIQEQVQERYLLNCSFFQSLPDYWGLKQNFPVIPLDRLNKHPTRSASLWDITCDSDGEIAFDKNYPLFLHDIDVNNEEYFLGFFLVGAYQEVLGMRHNLFTHPTEFSVVFNEKGKYEIENLLEAQTILDVLDDLDFDTKEIERRLKQKLDESVEIPQDEKKEVLGQLYVMLSENGYLRTVFKSQGELN; encoded by the coding sequence ATGGTAGATTATGGTATTCATTATTGGGCAAATGATGATTTTATTATTGAAGATGGTAAGGTTAAAGTTAATTTTGGTAATAAACCTGCATTAATTGATATTGTTAAACAAATGCGTGAGGAAGGATATCGCGGTCCTTTACTCATTCGATTTCCTCATTTAATGAAGAAACAAGTTGAAAAAATCTTCTCACATTTTGAAAATTCTATTAAAGAATATCACTACAAGGGTAAATTCAAAGCAGTTTTTCCTATTAAGGTCAATCATTTTCCTAATTTTATTTTGCCTCTTATGGAACAAACACAGAATCGTTGCTATGGGCTAGAGGCTGGAAGTAAGTCAGAACTTATTATTGCGATGGCTTATACCAATGAAAATGCTCCTATTACCGTTAATGGTTTTAAAGATAAAGAAATGATTTCTTTAGGTTTTATTGCAGCTAAAATGGGTCATGATATTACTTTAACTATTGAAGGATTAAATGAGCTAGAGACAATCATTGAAGTAGCAAAGGCTATGGGAAAGCCTTATCCTAAAATTGGATTGCGAATTCGTCTCCATAGCACAGGAATTGGAATTTGGGCAAAAAGTGGTGGAATTAATTCTAAATTTGGATTAACTGCAACTGAATTAGTGGAAGCCATTTATCTTTTACAAAAAAATAAGTTATTAGAACAATTTACAATGATTCATTTTCACATTGGCAGTCAAATTAGTGATATTGCGCCACTTAAAAAAGCTTTAAGAGAAGCTGGGAATATTTATGCTGAATTGCGCAAAATGGGAGCAAAAAATCTTAATAATGTGAATATTGGGGGTGGTTTGGCTGTTGAATACACACAGCATGAAGCCTATCAAAATCGCAATTATACACTTGGGGAATTTAGTGGAAATGTTATTTTCACGCTTAAAGAAATTGCCAAAAACAAAAAAGAGCCTGAGCCTGATATTTTTATTGAATCGGGGCGTTATGTTTCTGCTAGTCACGCAGTTTTAATTAGTCCTGTTTTGGAGCTGTTTTCACAAGAGTATGATGAAAAAGCTTTACATTTAAAAGACAAAAATCCTCCACTTGTAGAAGAGCTTTTGGATTTGTATAATACGATTAATGAAAAATCGGCTATTGAATATTTACACGATAGTTTAGAGCATATGGAGTCACTACTCACACTTTTTGATTTAGGTTATATTGATTTACAAGATAGGAGTAATACCGAAGTTTTAGTGCATCTTATTATCAAAAAAGTAATTAAGATTCTAAAGCATAAGAATCATAGCGATATTATTCGGATTCAAGAGCAGGTGCAGGAGCGGTATCTACTAAATTGTAGCTTTTTTCAAAGTTTGCCAGATTATTGGGGATTGAAGCAGAATTTTCCAGTTATTCCGCTTGATAGGTTAAATAAGCATCCTACAAGAAGTGCGAGTTTGTGGGATATTACTTGTGATAGTGATGGAGAGATTGCTTTTGATAAAAATTACCCCTTGTTTTTGCATGACATTGATGTGAATAATGAAGAATACTTTTTGGGATTCTTTCTTGTGGGGGCTTATCAAGAAGTTCTTGGAATGCGACATAATCTCTTTACTCACCCTACGGAATTTAGCGTGGTTTTTAATGAAAAAGGAAAATATGAGATTGAGAATCTTTTAGAAGCACAAACGATTTTAGATGTGTTAGATGATTTGGATTTTGATACCAAAGAAATTGAAAGGCGACTTAAGCAAAAGCTTGATGAAAGCGTAGAAATTCCTCAAGATGAGAAGAAAGAAGTTTTGGGACAGCTTTATGTTATGCTAAGTGAAAATGGCTATTTACGAACGGTATTTAAGAGCCAAGGTGAGTTAAATTGA
- a CDS encoding flagellar basal body rod C-terminal domain-containing protein has translation MDPISMNSYSGYNAFSSAQSGISANVQNATLETSNTDLAQSTANTITAQNGVEANAVSMQTADSMYQSLLDIMA, from the coding sequence ATGGATCCAATTTCAATGAATAGTTATTCTGGATATAACGCTTTTTCTAGCGCTCAAAGCGGAATTAGTGCTAATGTGCAAAATGCAACTTTGGAGACTTCAAATACAGACTTAGCTCAAAGCACAGCTAATACCATAACAGCACAAAATGGTGTAGAGGCTAATGCAGTAAGTATGCAAACAGCTGATTCTATGTATCAAAGTTTGCTAGATATTATGGCTTAG
- a CDS encoding efflux RND transporter permease subunit → MSKIAIERPIATLMFVLALIFFGIDALKRLSVSLYPNVDIPVITITTLYPGANPEIVESKVTEKIEEAISGIESLKKITSNSSDSVSVVVAEFELEKPLEIAANDVRDKVLSVSFGSEVKSPVVEKFNVGGAPIISLFVSSKTPITNEKELLEINTHTNWNIKPLLQRIKGVGKVNLVGFLEREIKIIPNPTLLNQYNLTYLDLTRAIGTQNVEIDGGRIIAKDKEWKILTQADSNNLKELGDILVGDNIKLSDIAKIEDSTEEQRSFANLLSKDIQGSGILLEIQKISGANEIEITDAIREILPSLQESSPKYNLMLLRDTTTYIKDTIWAVELDLILGAFLAVFVVFFFLRNASMTWIASLSIPASIMGTFAFMYYWGMTLNLTTLIAITLAIGIIIDDAIVVIENIYKKIEGGMSRKEAALMGVKEIIFALIAISAMLLSVFVPIANMGGITGRFFVSFGISLGACIIISFFVVITFIPMLSSRVANHTQSAFYLQTEKYFKALELLYVRILKWVLAHKAFVILSIVSIFVVSLLLITRLGVEFLPSEDKAEFDINLTAKPGISLEAMQKQALAIQERLNQEKEVEYSILKIGYTAEKKIYEAKIYVRLVPYNKRERDLQEVMQFLRGVYADYTKQFDLEIALIEIPQISLGEDDSPLQLALYSLDNTALQTSVERITSFMEQSGKYKDIHTNIKPQTPQLEITINRALASQYGFSAQEIALVINGAFSGAQEISYYRENGKEYNIVLLAPKRNQIKDLKTLTLRNAKGENVFLEGIVEIKEVGGVTTIRHYDRQKSVMVYANLAENISLGEATNFLEENKDSWLESGVHYKIEGYAKYMQETNEAFVVAMTMVFVLIYFILAALYESLIQPLIIMITLPLSFTGAFLGLFISGESLSLFSIMGLMLLMGLVGKNATLIIDVANEKHRGGMELENAIIKAGETRLRPILMTTIAMIFGMLPLALAGGAGSGIKSPMGIAVIGGLLVSMILSLLVVPAFYRLLSPLDEKLRKYYR, encoded by the coding sequence ATGTCAAAAATAGCAATAGAGCGACCCATTGCAACTTTAATGTTTGTTTTGGCGTTGATATTTTTTGGTATAGATGCTCTAAAAAGACTTAGTGTTTCACTTTATCCTAATGTTGATATTCCTGTGATTACCATTACCACGCTTTATCCTGGGGCTAATCCTGAGATTGTTGAGAGCAAGGTAACAGAAAAGATTGAAGAAGCCATTAGTGGGATTGAATCGCTAAAGAAAATCACTTCTAATAGTAGCGATAGCGTGAGCGTGGTGGTTGCGGAGTTTGAGCTAGAAAAGCCCCTTGAAATTGCAGCTAATGATGTGCGCGATAAGGTGCTATCTGTTAGCTTTGGAAGTGAAGTGAAATCTCCTGTGGTTGAAAAATTTAATGTTGGTGGTGCGCCTATTATTTCGCTTTTTGTGTCATCTAAAACTCCAATTACCAATGAAAAAGAACTTTTAGAAATAAATACGCATACAAATTGGAATATTAAGCCTTTATTACAACGCATCAAAGGCGTGGGCAAGGTTAATTTGGTTGGATTTTTAGAAAGAGAGATTAAAATCATACCTAATCCTACTTTGCTCAATCAATACAACTTGACTTATTTGGATTTAACAAGAGCTATTGGCACACAAAATGTAGAAATTGATGGGGGCAGAATCATCGCTAAAGATAAGGAATGGAAGATTCTCACACAAGCCGATTCTAATAATTTAAAAGAATTAGGTGATATTCTTGTGGGAGATAATATTAAGCTAAGTGATATTGCTAAGATTGAAGATTCTACAGAAGAGCAAAGAAGCTTTGCAAACTTGCTTTCTAAAGATATTCAAGGCAGTGGAATCTTGCTTGAAATACAAAAGATTTCAGGGGCAAATGAGATTGAAATCACAGATGCTATTAGAGAGATTCTGCCAAGTTTGCAAGAAAGTAGTCCAAAATACAATTTAATGCTTTTAAGAGATACGACTACTTATATCAAAGACACGATTTGGGCGGTGGAGCTTGATTTGATTTTGGGTGCGTTTTTGGCAGTTTTTGTAGTGTTTTTCTTTTTGCGTAATGCTTCAATGACTTGGATTGCAAGTTTGAGTATTCCTGCTTCTATTATGGGAACTTTTGCGTTTATGTATTATTGGGGTATGACTTTAAATCTCACAACATTAATAGCAATTACTTTGGCAATTGGGATTATTATTGATGATGCTATTGTGGTAATTGAAAATATTTATAAAAAAATTGAAGGAGGAATGTCGCGTAAAGAAGCAGCATTAATGGGGGTTAAGGAAATTATTTTTGCACTAATAGCTATTTCTGCAATGCTTTTGTCAGTTTTTGTGCCTATTGCCAATATGGGTGGAATTACGGGGAGATTCTTTGTTTCTTTTGGTATTAGTCTTGGTGCTTGTATTATTATTTCTTTTTTTGTGGTTATTACCTTTATCCCTATGTTAAGCTCAAGGGTTGCTAATCACACACAAAGCGCTTTTTATCTTCAAACAGAGAAATATTTCAAGGCTTTAGAATTGCTATATGTGCGGATTCTTAAATGGGTGTTAGCCCATAAAGCTTTTGTGATTTTAAGTATTGTAAGTATTTTTGTGGTTTCACTCCTTTTGATTACGCGACTGGGAGTAGAGTTTTTGCCCTCAGAAGATAAGGCAGAATTTGATATTAATCTCACTGCTAAGCCTGGAATCTCGCTAGAAGCAATGCAAAAACAAGCTTTGGCTATACAAGAGCGATTAAATCAAGAAAAAGAGGTGGAATATAGCATTTTAAAGATTGGTTATACAGCAGAAAAAAAGATTTATGAAGCAAAAATTTATGTGCGTTTAGTGCCTTATAATAAAAGAGAAAGAGATTTGCAAGAAGTAATGCAGTTTTTAAGAGGAGTTTATGCAGATTATACAAAGCAATTTGATTTAGAAATTGCTTTAATTGAGATTCCTCAAATTAGCTTAGGAGAAGATGATTCGCCACTTCAATTAGCACTTTATTCACTAGATAATACTGCTTTGCAAACAAGTGTGGAGAGAATCACTAGCTTTATGGAGCAAAGTGGAAAATACAAAGATATTCACACAAATATTAAACCCCAAACGCCACAATTAGAAATAACTATCAATCGAGCTTTAGCAAGTCAGTATGGATTTAGCGCTCAAGAAATCGCTTTGGTAATCAATGGTGCTTTTAGTGGTGCGCAAGAAATTTCTTATTATCGTGAAAATGGCAAGGAATATAATATTGTGTTGTTAGCCCCCAAAAGAAATCAAATAAAAGACTTAAAAACTCTTACCTTACGCAATGCAAAAGGAGAAAATGTATTTTTAGAAGGGATTGTGGAGATTAAAGAAGTAGGGGGAGTTACTACAATTAGGCATTATGATAGGCAAAAAAGCGTGATGGTGTATGCTAATTTAGCAGAAAATATCAGTTTGGGTGAGGCTACAAATTTTTTGGAAGAAAATAAAGATTCTTGGTTAGAATCTGGTGTTCATTATAAAATTGAGGGTTATGCTAAATATATGCAAGAAACTAATGAAGCTTTTGTTGTGGCAATGACTATGGTGTTTGTTTTGATTTATTTTATTTTAGCAGCTTTATATGAATCACTCATTCAGCCCTTAATTATTATGATTACTTTGCCTTTGAGTTTTACAGGGGCTTTTTTGGGGCTTTTTATTAGTGGAGAATCGCTTAGTTTGTTTAGCATTATGGGGCTTATGTTGCTTATGGGACTTGTGGGTAAAAATGCAACTTTAATCATTGATGTGGCTAATGAAAAACACAGAGGGGGTATGGAGTTAGAGAATGCTATTATTAAAGCAGGGGAAACTCGGTTGCGACCAATTTTAATGACAACTATTGCAATGATTTTTGGAATGTTGCCTCTAGCCTTAGCAGGTGGTGCTGGAAGTGGGATAAAGTCTCCTATGGGAATTGCTGTAATTGGTGGTTTGCTGGTATCAATGATTCTTAGTTTGCTTGTGGTGCCAGCATTTTATCGATTATTATCTCCACTTGATGAAAAACTAAGAAAATATTATCGCTAA
- a CDS encoding efflux RND transporter periplasmic adaptor subunit, whose protein sequence is MRQILISILCFLPLFGEEIYATFNIQATQSATLSLASNGVIEEIFVEVGDFVEKGEKLLTLKAKDLQENVKIAKATLDSARIEYNFLESQYKRYQSSKNVIDKNTFERIQSQYQSSLYAFKKAQANYDLQKELLDKTILYAPFSGVISNKFVEVGDGVGAISSKLFVLESKQKKAMIEFDSQYFSQVKVGDKFQYKLQNIAQKDPLILTKIYPSIDMKTKKAKAEALLKRDLPSGIFGDGLILGQ, encoded by the coding sequence ATGAGGCAAATTTTAATCAGTATTTTATGTTTTTTGCCATTATTTGGAGAGGAGATTTATGCGACTTTTAATATCCAAGCCACTCAAAGTGCCACTTTAAGTTTAGCTAGTAATGGCGTTATAGAAGAGATTTTTGTAGAAGTAGGAGATTTTGTTGAAAAAGGGGAGAAATTACTCACACTTAAAGCAAAGGATTTGCAAGAAAATGTGAAAATTGCCAAGGCAACTTTGGATTCTGCTAGAATTGAATATAATTTTTTAGAATCTCAATACAAGCGTTATCAATCCTCTAAAAATGTGATTGATAAAAACACTTTTGAAAGAATACAATCTCAATACCAATCTAGTCTTTATGCGTTTAAAAAAGCACAAGCTAACTATGATTTGCAAAAAGAGCTTTTGGATAAAACTATCCTATATGCCCCCTTTAGTGGTGTTATTAGTAATAAATTTGTTGAAGTGGGTGATGGTGTGGGGGCTATTTCAAGCAAACTTTTTGTATTAGAATCCAAGCAAAAAAAGGCAATGATTGAGTTTGATTCGCAGTATTTTAGTCAAGTCAAAGTTGGTGATAAATTTCAATACAAACTCCAAAATATTGCACAAAAAGACCCTTTAATTCTCACAAAAATCTATCCTAGTATTGATATGAAAACCAAGAAGGCAAAAGCAGAGGCGCTCTTAAAAAGAGATTTGCCCTCTGGAATCTTTGGTGATGGTTTGATTTTGGGGCAATAA
- a CDS encoding TolC family protein → MSKKIMSLMVFCLFCIDISANPLKSLIINANNNPLLESKNYQTQALKEEKKALYSGYLPKVEVGYAYQNINNPDLFYPKSVNGPFVEASWLLFDGLKREGKFSIQDHKIKASEFSALSTKQQIFLKIIQEYFQALALKSKRKALLSQQNELEQSIIKYQTFFESGLASQDTLEAIKSQFAQNSYQLENIDLALEARKEQISLLSGVENFLLDDLVNIKEISAQTPQKQRADLQAQFHYVKSLESVSTQYTYLPTIALSNRYTNYQYHNRNIPTLPFPISIEDPKYQNIFGVSVSFVLFDSFATLKAKESAHLQALAANFEYAHQKDSQKRERIIAQSALETAKEKIQWAFSALTSASIAYTYAKEKFNSQLIDYTQYLKALSNLFNAQSFYDEARFDYEIKKAEFLYSNGENLEEFL, encoded by the coding sequence ATGTCAAAAAAGATAATGTCTTTAATGGTTTTTTGTCTTTTTTGTATAGATATATCTGCAAATCCTCTAAAGTCTCTTATTATTAATGCTAATAATAATCCCCTGCTAGAATCAAAAAATTACCAAACTCAAGCCCTAAAGGAAGAAAAAAAGGCACTTTATTCTGGATATTTGCCCAAAGTTGAAGTAGGCTATGCCTATCAAAATATCAATAATCCAGACCTTTTTTATCCCAAAAGCGTAAATGGACCTTTTGTTGAAGCTTCTTGGCTTTTGTTTGATGGATTAAAAAGAGAAGGGAAATTTTCGATTCAAGACCATAAAATCAAAGCTTCTGAATTTTCTGCCTTAAGCACGAAGCAGCAGATTTTTTTGAAAATCATTCAAGAATATTTTCAAGCTCTAGCTTTAAAATCAAAACGCAAAGCACTTTTAAGCCAGCAAAATGAATTAGAACAAAGCATTATCAAATATCAGACTTTTTTTGAATCTGGACTTGCTTCACAAGATACGCTAGAGGCGATTAAATCGCAGTTCGCACAAAATTCTTATCAATTAGAAAATATTGATTTAGCTCTAGAAGCTCGTAAAGAACAAATAAGCCTTTTAAGCGGAGTGGAGAATTTTCTTTTAGATGATTTGGTAAATATTAAAGAAATTTCTGCTCAAACACCACAAAAACAAAGGGCAGATTTACAAGCACAATTCCATTATGTCAAAAGCCTAGAAAGTGTTTCCACGCAATACACTTATTTGCCAACCATCGCCTTAAGCAATCGCTATACAAACTATCAATACCATAATCGCAATATTCCAACGCTTCCTTTTCCCATTTCTATTGAAGATCCTAAGTATCAAAATATTTTTGGGGTTAGTGTTTCTTTTGTGCTTTTTGATTCTTTTGCGACGCTAAAAGCCAAAGAATCAGCCCATTTACAAGCCTTGGCAGCTAACTTTGAATACGCTCATCAAAAAGATTCTCAAAAAAGGGAGCGCATCATTGCCCAAAGTGCCCTTGAAACTGCAAAGGAAAAGATTCAGTGGGCTTTTTCTGCACTCACTTCTGCTTCCATAGCCTATACTTATGCAAAAGAAAAATTTAATTCACAATTGATTGACTACACACAATACCTAAAAGCACTTTCAAATCTTTTTAACGCACAATCTTTTTATGATGAAGCGCGTTTTGATTATGAGATTAAAAAGGCAGAATTTCTTTATTCTAATGGTGAGAATCTAGAGGAGTTTTTATGA
- a CDS encoding helix-turn-helix transcriptional regulator, with amino-acid sequence MNHDKLAVRLAQILMRFNDGGRFSLEELASEFGVDIRTIQRDLNQRLSFMPIKKENGKYFLESFVLGKLSFKDIQNFAMLSGIQELYPKLDKDFITDLLNSKVNSVFMVKNEGFEKVSYELFESISIAIVKHNVLSFVYKDKDKNREVNPYKLINNKGIWYVLVDEKGKLKHFALSKIKNLKITKQNFTPQQEFLQQIKEDASIWLNATKEATIKLDKKGKDYFFRKKLFEYCEIVDEDEKYFILNVRFSYDDELLNVVKQWIPYIKIISPLELKEKLHILLQEYLNQDS; translated from the coding sequence GTGAATCACGATAAACTTGCAGTGCGTTTAGCGCAAATTTTAATGCGTTTTAATGATGGGGGAAGGTTTAGTTTAGAAGAGTTAGCAAGTGAGTTTGGCGTAGATATTAGAACCATACAAAGAGATTTAAACCAAAGACTTTCTTTTATGCCTATCAAAAAAGAAAATGGCAAGTATTTTTTAGAATCTTTTGTTCTCGGTAAGCTTAGTTTTAAAGATATACAAAATTTTGCTATGTTAAGCGGGATTCAAGAGCTTTATCCAAAACTGGATAAGGATTTTATAACAGATTTGCTAAACTCTAAAGTAAATAGCGTTTTTATGGTAAAAAATGAAGGCTTTGAAAAAGTGAGTTATGAATTATTTGAATCCATAAGCATAGCTATTGTGAAGCATAATGTTTTGAGTTTTGTCTATAAAGATAAAGATAAGAATCGTGAGGTTAATCCCTATAAGCTTATTAATAATAAAGGGATTTGGTATGTTTTAGTCGATGAAAAGGGCAAGTTAAAGCATTTTGCATTAAGCAAGATAAAGAATCTAAAAATTACAAAGCAGAATTTTACTCCACAGCAAGAATTTTTACAACAAATCAAAGAGGATGCAAGCATCTGGCTTAATGCGACCAAAGAAGCGACAATCAAGCTAGATAAAAAGGGAAAAGATTATTTTTTTAGAAAAAAATTATTTGAATATTGTGAAATAGTAGATGAGGATGAAAAATATTTTATTTTGAATGTGCGTTTTTCTTATGATGATGAGCTTTTAAATGTGGTAAAACAATGGATACCTTATATCAAGATTATCTCCCCTTTAGAGCTTAAAGAAAAACTTCATATTCTTTTGCAAGAATATCTAAATCAAGATTCATAG